The following coding sequences are from one Leptolyngbya sp. NIES-3755 window:
- a CDS encoding hypothetical protein (similar to AA sequence:cyanobase_aa:PCC7424_2451) → MLDLAKVEQIAQSYSPQEIFAALVWQRRFNEFDGKEVITDLAKHPQLWRSFLFTKPIYAPDKKGLSFCGVIDTLLAMANYRPMPETSMIHFIPYPADTLYILAENQDTVVAQLVDLGKAWRADAVNVCDGINAEEEFPFRDYVKVRLQHSLWGDDIEEDCDAVVISYWWD, encoded by the coding sequence ATGCTTGATTTAGCCAAAGTTGAACAGATTGCCCAATCTTACTCGCCTCAAGAGATTTTTGCGGCACTCGTTTGGCAGCGTCGATTCAATGAATTTGATGGGAAAGAAGTCATTACTGATTTAGCAAAACATCCCCAACTTTGGCGTAGTTTCTTATTTACTAAACCCATCTATGCCCCTGATAAAAAGGGGTTGAGCTTTTGTGGTGTGATTGACACGCTGCTGGCAATGGCAAACTACCGCCCCATGCCCGAAACCAGCATGATTCATTTCATCCCTTATCCAGCCGATACCCTTTACATTCTTGCCGAAAATCAAGACACGGTGGTGGCTCAACTTGTAGATTTGGGCAAGGCGTGGCGCGCTGATGCTGTGAATGTGTGCGATGGGATCAACGCCGAAGAGGAGTTTCCCTTTCGAGATTATGTCAAAGTTCGCTTGCAGCACTCGCTGTGGGGCGATGATATTGAAGAAGATTGCGATGCCGTCGTGATTTCTTACTGGTGGGATTGA
- a CDS encoding WD-40 repeat protein (similar to AA sequence:cyanobase_aa:alr3466) has protein sequence MLELAKLIDLIVGFASPLVQSKLQRSELVIKLLKQLNLDPDHPPADFTAVYQYTLVEYGIGKPKPVLEMFRQAEIQAIFRKALDQNNPSLLLKEGETFLSGHSLGDQIQALGIDARQEFYQFAAVFIEVAKRTRTPAEVLANQRLESLHRQIGSIQERLHRLPTLEAMRTEMARLAAQGNPMLSAAVTPASAQERQFQESQCRAFALAQQMKGWFETLGYRFESYEVWQDDYFEWIIDIPVRRGRYDRILVRGIDGEVGLSDIRALRQSVETQRADEGWLVTARRISRAAREEVEKEENHDLGCYTFDELLDQDADFGGYLDWLESEIGRRRIEHKYVPLACTKEEIDPHTKQRMGVSRYDDRDGWIDGYIDLWLDDPAKEHISVLGEFGTGKTWFAFHYASQALKRYREAQQRGVERPRLPLVIPLRDYAKAVSVESLFSEFFFRKHEVRSLTYSAFEQLNRMGKLLLIFDGFDEMAARVDRQEMINNFWELAKAVVPGAKVILTCRTEHFPEAREGRDVLNAQLQASTTNLTGEMPQFEVLELEKFNDEQIRQVMSLQAESATVEQVMGNPQLLDLARRPVMTELILEALPDIEAGKPVDMSRVYLYAVRRKMERDIKEERTFTSLAEKLYFLCELSWEMLSSDRMSLNYREFPDRIRRLFGSVVQEEKDLDHWHYDMMGQTMLIRNADGDYMPAHRSLLEFFVAYKFAAELGALAPDFLELAQAQTCLDVSAEPQDYTWSGYFQRELDREGRSKEIAPLKEFVSEDLNKLRLSFGRTLLTKAVTDLLLPIIQNEVAYSRLLETIYRTKNKNVDQVNNGSDRIKRR, from the coding sequence GTGCTTGAGTTGGCTAAGCTGATTGATCTGATTGTCGGTTTCGCAAGTCCGCTGGTTCAAAGTAAGCTCCAGCGCAGTGAGCTTGTGATCAAGCTGTTGAAGCAACTGAACCTCGATCCAGATCATCCACCTGCTGATTTCACGGCAGTCTATCAATACACCCTGGTGGAGTATGGCATCGGTAAGCCAAAGCCTGTGCTGGAGATGTTTCGACAAGCTGAGATCCAAGCCATTTTCCGCAAAGCGCTGGATCAGAATAATCCTAGTCTTTTGCTTAAAGAAGGTGAAACATTTCTCTCTGGGCATAGCTTAGGCGATCAAATTCAGGCATTGGGCATTGATGCCCGGCAGGAGTTTTATCAGTTTGCAGCCGTCTTCATCGAAGTTGCCAAACGCACCCGCACTCCGGCTGAAGTTCTGGCGAATCAGCGGTTAGAGTCGCTGCATCGACAGATTGGTAGTATTCAAGAGCGACTGCATCGGCTGCCGACGCTGGAAGCAATGCGAACGGAGATGGCACGGTTAGCGGCTCAGGGTAATCCCATGCTGTCTGCGGCTGTTACTCCTGCCTCAGCGCAAGAACGCCAGTTTCAGGAAAGCCAGTGTCGTGCCTTTGCCCTCGCTCAACAAATGAAAGGCTGGTTTGAGACTCTGGGCTATCGGTTCGAGTCCTACGAGGTGTGGCAAGACGATTATTTTGAGTGGATCATTGACATTCCCGTGCGGCGAGGGCGGTACGATCGCATTCTCGTCCGGGGCATTGATGGTGAAGTGGGACTGAGCGACATTAGAGCGTTGCGGCAGTCGGTGGAAACACAACGAGCGGATGAGGGCTGGCTGGTAACGGCACGGCGCATCAGCCGAGCAGCAAGGGAAGAGGTGGAAAAGGAGGAGAATCACGATCTGGGTTGCTACACCTTCGATGAATTATTGGATCAAGATGCTGATTTTGGCGGCTACCTGGACTGGCTAGAATCTGAGATTGGGCGACGGCGAATTGAACACAAGTATGTACCGTTGGCTTGCACCAAAGAAGAAATTGACCCACATACGAAACAACGGATGGGAGTGAGCCGTTATGACGATCGTGATGGCTGGATTGATGGCTATATTGACCTGTGGCTGGATGACCCAGCGAAAGAACACATTTCAGTCTTGGGAGAGTTTGGCACGGGCAAAACCTGGTTTGCGTTTCACTATGCCAGTCAAGCCCTGAAACGCTATCGGGAAGCGCAGCAGCGAGGCGTGGAGCGTCCCCGTTTACCATTGGTGATTCCCCTGCGCGACTATGCCAAGGCAGTCAGTGTAGAATCGCTGTTCTCTGAGTTTTTCTTCCGTAAACATGAGGTGCGATCGCTGACCTATTCCGCCTTTGAGCAACTCAACCGGATGGGGAAACTGCTGCTGATTTTTGACGGGTTTGATGAGATGGCGGCACGGGTCGATCGTCAAGAGATGATTAACAACTTCTGGGAATTGGCAAAGGCAGTCGTGCCGGGGGCAAAAGTGATTCTGACTTGCCGCACTGAACATTTTCCAGAAGCTAGAGAAGGGCGAGATGTGCTAAACGCCCAATTGCAGGCATCGACCACAAACTTAACGGGAGAAATGCCGCAGTTTGAGGTGCTGGAACTGGAGAAATTCAACGATGAGCAAATTCGGCAGGTAATGTCGCTGCAAGCCGAGTCAGCTACTGTCGAGCAGGTGATGGGCAATCCGCAGCTTTTGGATCTGGCACGTCGTCCGGTGATGACAGAGTTAATTTTGGAGGCGTTGCCGGATATTGAGGCGGGTAAACCTGTGGATATGTCGCGGGTGTATCTGTACGCAGTGCGACGCAAGATGGAGCGCGACATCAAGGAGGAGCGCACGTTTACCTCACTGGCAGAAAAGCTTTATTTCTTGTGCGAGTTGTCGTGGGAGATGTTGAGTAGCGATCGCATGAGCCTCAACTATCGGGAGTTTCCCGATCGCATTCGTCGCTTGTTTGGTTCTGTGGTTCAGGAAGAGAAAGACCTGGATCACTGGCACTACGACATGATGGGTCAGACGATGCTGATTCGCAATGCGGATGGGGATTATATGCCAGCACATCGATCGTTGTTAGAGTTCTTTGTCGCTTATAAATTTGCAGCAGAATTAGGGGCTTTGGCTCCTGACTTTCTAGAATTAGCGCAGGCACAGACTTGTTTAGATGTAAGCGCAGAACCACAGGATTACACTTGGTCTGGCTACTTTCAGCGTGAACTAGATAGAGAGGGACGGAGTAAAGAGATCGCACCTTTAAAGGAATTTGTGAGTGAAGACTTGAATAAGCTGCGATTAAGCTTTGGTCGAACTCTACTGACAAAAGCTGTGACTGATTTGCTGCTACCAATAATTCAGAATGAAGTGGCATATTCACGCTTGTTGGAAACAATATACAGAACTAAAAATAAAAATGTTGATCAAGTAAACAATGGTTCGGACAGAATTAAGCGGCGATAA
- a CDS encoding hypothetical protein (similar to AA sequence:cyanobase_aa:AM1_0099): MDSYGSHCTKPACRSGRFRKPQTKFLVTLFTTMLLVCGKVNFTNLSRYSSLSERTYRRQYQQEFEFVALNRAIVEQASQADTAKLAVMDCSFVIKSGKATFGLDAFWNGCASRVETGLEVSVVGVVDVEREQGYALSAEQTYAQSSLSEFSRMDQYLYHLDCVRPHLPPEVAYLAVDGAYAKEGFVTGAVELRLHVISKLRCDANLQFLYTGVQKRRGRPRKYAGKVDLGDLSRFTFVETVQPDVDLYTAVVWHVSLKRAIRVAYLVDHRSSTRVRTCLLFSTDVEQDPRQIVQYYKLRFQIEFLFRDAKQFTGLEDCQARDAQKLAFHFNASLTALNLAKLDALQQHSEQVPFVFSMASVKRRLFNQHLLDRFICNLDLEPSQIKSHPNYSNLCNYGIIAA; this comes from the coding sequence ATGGATAGCTATGGAAGCCATTGTACAAAGCCTGCTTGCCGAAGTGGGCGATTTCGCAAACCGCAAACGAAATTCTTAGTCACTTTATTCACCACAATGTTGCTGGTGTGTGGCAAAGTCAACTTCACCAACCTGAGTCGCTACAGCAGTTTGAGCGAACGCACCTACCGCCGCCAATACCAACAAGAGTTTGAGTTTGTGGCATTGAATCGAGCGATAGTCGAGCAGGCAAGTCAAGCAGACACGGCAAAGCTTGCGGTGATGGACTGCTCGTTTGTGATCAAGAGTGGCAAAGCGACGTTTGGACTCGATGCGTTTTGGAATGGATGTGCCAGTCGAGTGGAAACCGGATTAGAGGTGTCAGTGGTCGGGGTGGTCGATGTCGAACGTGAGCAGGGCTATGCATTATCGGCAGAGCAGACCTATGCTCAATCCAGCCTGAGCGAGTTTAGCCGCATGGATCAATATCTCTATCATCTCGATTGTGTGCGACCTCACCTCCCACCTGAAGTCGCCTATCTCGCTGTCGATGGTGCTTATGCCAAGGAGGGCTTTGTCACCGGAGCGGTGGAGTTGAGGTTGCACGTCATCAGTAAGCTGCGGTGTGATGCGAATCTTCAATTTCTCTACACGGGAGTACAGAAGCGACGGGGCAGACCGCGCAAGTATGCAGGCAAAGTGGACTTGGGCGATTTGAGTCGCTTCACGTTCGTCGAAACCGTACAACCGGATGTTGACCTGTACACGGCAGTCGTGTGGCACGTCTCGCTCAAACGCGCTATTCGCGTTGCTTATCTAGTCGATCATCGCTCCTCGACTCGCGTTCGCACTTGTCTGTTGTTTTCCACTGATGTCGAGCAAGACCCAAGGCAGATTGTCCAGTATTACAAGCTGCGCTTCCAAATTGAATTTCTATTCCGGGATGCCAAGCAGTTTACAGGACTCGAAGATTGCCAAGCCAGAGATGCTCAGAAGCTTGCGTTTCATTTCAATGCTAGTCTGACTGCTCTGAACTTGGCAAAGTTGGACGCACTCCAACAGCATTCAGAACAAGTCCCGTTTGTCTTCTCAATGGCAAGTGTCAAACGGCGACTGTTCAATCAGCACCTCCTTGACCGATTTATTTGCAACTTAGACTTGGAGCCAAGCCAAATTAAATCTCATCCCAACTACTCAAACCTTTGCAATTACGGCATTATCGCCGCTTAA
- a CDS encoding WD-repeat protein (similar to AA sequence:cyanobase_aa:alr2800), giving the protein MFTVAFSPNGNVFASGDARCEVSLWDVQEGKRISCLRGHTDWIRAVVFSPDGKMLASSSVDQSIKLWDVQTGKCLRTFWGHTGRVNSLAFSPHNDILVSVGGQNDQTIKFWSISTGQCFRTLFGHVYILSISLDGKTLAAGGDDHTIKIWDIHTGECTKVLDGHSNIVTGLSLSSDGLTLASSGQDKTIRLWNFQTGQYIKTLEEHTDWVRSLAFSPVSRTLASCSYDRTIKLWDGSVSPSEEKNENKGNRFLKRFPR; this is encoded by the coding sequence GTGTTCACAGTAGCATTCAGTCCCAATGGCAATGTTTTTGCATCAGGAGATGCAAGATGTGAAGTTAGCCTATGGGATGTACAAGAAGGTAAGCGAATTTCATGCTTAAGAGGACATACAGATTGGATACGTGCAGTTGTGTTTAGCCCTGATGGGAAGATGCTTGCTAGTTCTAGCGTTGATCAATCAATTAAGCTGTGGGATGTCCAAACTGGAAAGTGTTTACGGACGTTTTGGGGACATACTGGGCGGGTCAATTCGCTTGCGTTTAGTCCACATAATGACATTTTAGTCAGCGTTGGTGGTCAAAATGATCAAACTATTAAATTTTGGAGTATTTCAACCGGACAGTGCTTCAGAACATTGTTTGGGCATGTTTACATATTGAGCATCAGTTTAGATGGAAAAACTCTAGCTGCTGGAGGTGACGACCATACTATTAAAATCTGGGATATACACACTGGCGAATGTACAAAAGTGTTGGATGGTCACAGTAATATTGTGACCGGGCTGTCACTTAGTTCTGATGGACTAACTTTAGCCAGCAGTGGACAAGATAAAACTATTCGGCTATGGAATTTTCAAACAGGGCAATATATTAAAACTCTTGAAGAACACACGGACTGGGTGCGATCACTAGCTTTTTCACCAGTTTCACGAACTCTTGCCAGTTGTAGTTATGACAGAACTATAAAGCTGTGGGATGGGAGCGTGTCACCTTCTGAGGAGAAAAATGAGAATAAAGGAAACCGATTCCTGAAGAGGTTCCCGCGATGA
- a CDS encoding unknown protein (similar to AA sequence:cyanobase_aa:asl7669), whose amino-acid sequence MTPEDQQALNAHVQAIAKILYNDADKSQITNLAEIEAMVRTQVQQHVTPGLGSFLSQQLPPQLKATRDG is encoded by the coding sequence ATGACTCCTGAAGACCAACAAGCGCTGAATGCCCATGTTCAAGCGATTGCAAAAATCTTGTACAACGATGCTGACAAAAGCCAGATAACGAATTTGGCAGAAATCGAAGCGATGGTGCGAACTCAAGTGCAACAGCACGTCACACCAGGATTAGGGAGTTTTTTATCACAGCAGTTACCGCCACAACTGAAGGCTACCCGCGACGGTTGA
- a CDS encoding hypothetical protein (similar to AA sequence:cyanobase_aa:Cyan7425_5027) codes for MSPYLEACCLRASATVSYARAERDIAVYTGMRVSAKTQQRLVQRQPWEELEPEAPEPILEISIDGGNVKLTSGTQDEPDWRQYKAVRINGKGESRAWFQDNEALVATVSARPMAEVVVCLGDGHDGIWNLHQQIVALSEQRIEILDWYHLKENLFKLSSDEIDREQIEAQLWKGDVSAALAQLAACPSDEAERFCNYLLKHQHRIVNYDYYAAEELCSIGSGAVESLVKQIDQRLQIVGGRWKAEHIPKVLAQRCAYLNEQLNPTTSILSRR; via the coding sequence ATGAGTCCTTACTTGGAAGCGTGCTGTTTGAGAGCGAGTGCAACGGTTTCCTATGCCCGCGCAGAACGAGACATCGCGGTGTATACAGGAATGCGCGTCAGCGCCAAAACGCAACAACGATTAGTCCAGCGACAACCGTGGGAAGAACTTGAACCCGAAGCGCCAGAGCCGATTCTGGAAATCAGTATTGATGGCGGCAATGTGAAGTTAACCAGTGGCACTCAAGACGAACCGGACTGGCGACAGTACAAAGCCGTTCGCATCAATGGCAAGGGAGAAAGTCGAGCTTGGTTTCAGGACAATGAGGCATTGGTCGCAACAGTGAGCGCGCGTCCGATGGCAGAGGTCGTTGTCTGTCTGGGCGATGGACACGACGGCATCTGGAACTTGCATCAGCAGATCGTCGCGTTGAGCGAGCAACGGATTGAGATTCTCGATTGGTATCATCTCAAGGAGAACTTGTTCAAGTTATCGAGCGACGAAATCGACCGAGAACAGATAGAAGCTCAGTTATGGAAAGGAGATGTGAGCGCTGCTCTAGCCCAATTAGCGGCGTGTCCCTCCGATGAGGCAGAGCGGTTTTGCAACTATCTGCTGAAGCATCAACATCGGATTGTGAACTACGACTACTACGCGGCTGAGGAGCTATGTTCGATTGGGTCAGGAGCCGTGGAATCGTTGGTCAAACAAATTGATCAACGGTTGCAGATTGTTGGAGGTCGGTGGAAAGCGGAGCATATTCCGAAAGTGCTGGCACAACGCTGTGCTTATCTCAATGAGCAACTGAATCCCACGACATCTATTCTCTCAAGAAGGTGA
- a CDS encoding WD-40 repeat-containing protein (similar to AA sequence:cyanobase_aa:Npun_R2098) — protein MRSIAFSPDGSTLISGSDDQTIKQWNVSAGQCVRTWKGSTKAIRNLAISEDGQILVSGTESHVVKLWNTTTGEYYKALRGHSSRVNSVAISSGIIASSSYDKTVKLWDAVTGDCITTFSGYSTGVDAIAISQNGKILASGSADCFIRVWDIPERICLKTLEGHTDWIWAVAISPDNITLISGSYDKTVRIWNIETGECLKTLEGHTGFVNSIAVSPNNEIVASGSNDTTIRLWNLKTGQCLIELQGHTDVVSSISFNSDSNLLASSSNDATIKIWNIHTGECLRTLRGHTGWVSSVVFSVSSGILYSGSWDETIKIWEFNQGKCIQTLSARPYEGMNITGVKGLTEAEKATLKALGAIEH, from the coding sequence GTGCGCTCAATTGCCTTTAGTCCGGATGGCTCAACTTTGATTAGCGGTAGCGACGACCAAACTATCAAACAGTGGAATGTAAGTGCGGGACAATGTGTAAGAACTTGGAAAGGTTCCACAAAAGCTATTCGCAATTTGGCAATCAGTGAGGATGGACAAATTCTTGTTAGCGGAACGGAGAGTCATGTGGTTAAACTCTGGAATACAACAACTGGTGAGTACTACAAAGCATTACGAGGACACAGCAGTCGAGTCAATTCAGTAGCAATCAGTTCTGGAATAATTGCTAGTAGTAGTTATGACAAAACCGTGAAATTATGGGACGCTGTAACAGGTGATTGCATCACTACGTTTTCAGGCTACTCTACGGGTGTTGATGCAATTGCTATCAGTCAAAACGGCAAAATTCTCGCTAGTGGTAGTGCTGATTGTTTTATCAGAGTTTGGGATATTCCGGAGAGAATTTGTCTCAAAACCTTGGAGGGACATACGGATTGGATATGGGCAGTGGCAATTAGTCCAGACAACATAACTTTAATAAGTGGCAGCTATGACAAAACTGTAAGAATCTGGAATATTGAAACAGGAGAATGTCTCAAAACTCTAGAAGGACATACTGGATTTGTCAATTCCATAGCTGTTAGTCCAAATAATGAGATTGTAGCCAGTGGCAGCAACGATACAACAATTCGATTGTGGAACCTAAAAACGGGTCAATGTTTGATAGAGCTTCAAGGACATACAGATGTAGTCAGTTCGATCTCATTTAATTCTGATAGTAATCTACTTGCTAGCAGTAGTAATGATGCAACAATTAAGATTTGGAACATCCATACAGGTGAATGTCTCAGAACATTAAGAGGGCATACAGGATGGGTATCATCTGTTGTCTTCAGTGTTTCAAGCGGAATCCTGTACAGTGGCAGTTGGGACGAAACCATCAAAATCTGGGAGTTTAATCAAGGCAAGTGTATACAGACTCTTAGTGCTCGTCCCTATGAAGGAATGAACATCACTGGAGTCAAAGGGTTGACTGAAGCAGAGAAAGCCACACTGAAAGCACTAGGGGCGATCGAACACTAA
- a CDS encoding hypothetical protein (similar to AA sequence:cyanobase_aa:PCC8801_1194), protein MQNQLLGCHLTLEEFCTCTQTYRKYVDSFATRGRARIDPYPKNLEETIPALRALCQQILDPVINHFGRERFQLTYGFCSTDLKRFLSQKDPETGVKNGRVDPSRDQHMAHEMNRNGKYYCDRLGAACDFRIVGLESDHLVEWILEQQLPFDSLYYYGSDHPIHISYGLLHRRSIWAFTNRVPTRKGIENWIESVKQSN, encoded by the coding sequence ATGCAGAATCAACTGCTGGGTTGTCACTTAACGCTTGAAGAGTTTTGCACCTGTACGCAAACGTACCGGAAGTATGTCGATAGCTTCGCTACACGGGGACGTGCTCGCATCGATCCGTATCCAAAAAACTTGGAAGAGACGATTCCAGCGTTACGGGCACTCTGTCAGCAGATTCTTGACCCGGTGATTAATCACTTTGGCAGGGAGCGATTTCAGTTGACCTACGGCTTTTGCTCAACTGATTTGAAGCGATTTCTCAGCCAGAAAGACCCGGAGACAGGGGTTAAGAATGGGCGAGTTGATCCGAGTCGAGATCAGCACATGGCGCATGAAATGAACCGGAATGGCAAGTATTATTGCGATCGCCTCGGTGCTGCCTGTGATTTTCGGATTGTGGGGTTGGAAAGCGATCACCTCGTAGAGTGGATTCTGGAACAGCAATTGCCGTTTGATTCGCTGTACTACTATGGGAGTGATCACCCCATTCACATCAGCTATGGCTTGCTTCATAGACGGAGTATTTGGGCATTTACCAATAGAGTGCCTACGAGAAAAGGCATTGAAAATTGGATAGAGTCAGTGAAACAGTCGAACTGA
- a CDS encoding hypothetical protein (hypothetical protein PCC7424_1877;~similar to AA sequence:cyanobase_aa:LBDG_18160), whose amino-acid sequence MGLAPRTPTQGHWDALEAYFQPAQPYSMELEEFLAHWDVSREDLAIVCDCSLTTVNHWFSQGVDRRKPSARHKQRMALAHHIWTAIETEPEYLQKLREVYIQRLKPKRQL is encoded by the coding sequence ATGGGTCTTGCTCCGAGAACTCCAACTCAGGGACACTGGGATGCGTTAGAGGCATATTTTCAGCCCGCACAACCCTACTCGATGGAACTTGAGGAATTTCTCGCACACTGGGATGTGTCGCGGGAAGATTTGGCTATTGTTTGTGATTGTTCGTTAACCACTGTCAACCATTGGTTTTCACAAGGTGTCGATCGTAGAAAACCGAGTGCGCGTCACAAGCAAAGGATGGCGCTAGCCCACCATATCTGGACTGCCATTGAAACTGAGCCAGAATACCTGCAAAAGCTGCGTGAGGTGTACATTCAACGCCTCAAGCCCAAACGCCAACTCTGA
- a CDS encoding hypothetical protein (similar to AA sequence:cyanobase_aa:Npun_F5667) codes for MATPSEQPETQFSPLNLPRLQARALSGCALPPGFPNTIGLPKYPVGSRCRWIPTPATDWGIVIGQAYVPSKSEDTTLTQWAWSYLLLLDVDSPSRQWLLADWVDETDLEFFPTQPS; via the coding sequence ATGGCAACTCCGAGTGAACAACCAGAAACTCAGTTTTCTCCCTTGAATTTGCCCAGGTTACAGGCTAGAGCGTTGAGTGGATGTGCCTTGCCCCCAGGCTTTCCCAACACGATTGGCTTGCCAAAGTATCCAGTGGGTTCTCGCTGCCGTTGGATTCCGACTCCTGCGACTGATTGGGGAATTGTCATCGGGCAGGCTTATGTTCCCAGTAAGTCAGAAGACACAACATTAACACAATGGGCTTGGTCATACCTATTATTACTCGATGTTGATAGCCCTTCGCGACAGTGGCTTTTGGCGGATTGGGTTGATGAAACAGACCTAGAGTTTTTTCCCACTCAACCCTCATGA
- a CDS encoding hypothetical protein (similar to AA sequence:cyanobase_aa:Npun_F5668), translated as MSRPPNQRPLGEPERSLLHLYANCQWSIAHPRQLYQEYAFTYDQLAIIAGCSLPTMTRWMNRDQEPRLLKDVYTRRLGEFDFLLHHYHQIPPEVWDTVCPLPPRLRSILFPNSE; from the coding sequence ATGAGTCGTCCCCCTAATCAACGCCCACTTGGAGAACCAGAGCGATCGCTGTTGCACCTGTACGCCAACTGTCAATGGTCGATCGCTCATCCCCGCCAACTTTATCAAGAGTATGCCTTCACCTACGACCAACTGGCAATCATCGCCGGGTGTAGTCTGCCGACAATGACACGCTGGATGAACCGTGACCAAGAACCCCGCTTGCTGAAGGACGTTTACACTCGCCGCTTGGGAGAATTCGACTTCCTGCTGCACCACTACCACCAGATTCCGCCCGAAGTGTGGGACACGGTCTGTCCCTTGCCACCCCGACTGCGATCGATTCTCTTTCCAAACTCAGAGTGA
- a CDS encoding hypothetical protein (similar to AA sequence:cyanobase_aa:Ava_C0221), which yields MNPNASTPPEQPSEPLNLFSDEAHWHELLRIEEECGCGIGAGRDWGAQMGLFLQDPVGMERLAQLRDWMLSEFRLLLNEWELGRITDTLNAIGRQLLIERFRQPPPETQELLWHLFEQSQATRSDHSSEALSRANAARTEVRAVIARTLTSADWQALTQAAIGTLEQYLSTQQAELNRED from the coding sequence ATGAACCCGAACGCCTCCACGCCCCCAGAGCAGCCCTCAGAACCGCTCAACCTGTTTTCAGACGAAGCGCATTGGCACGAATTGCTTCGCATCGAAGAAGAGTGTGGCTGCGGCATTGGTGCAGGACGGGACTGGGGCGCCCAGATGGGTCTGTTCCTGCAAGATCCTGTAGGAATGGAGCGCTTAGCGCAACTGCGCGATTGGATGTTGAGTGAATTCCGCTTGCTGCTGAACGAGTGGGAGTTGGGCAGAATCACCGACACGCTCAACGCCATCGGGCGGCAACTGTTGATTGAACGCTTTCGCCAACCGCCGCCGGAAACCCAGGAACTGCTTTGGCACCTGTTTGAGCAATCGCAAGCGACGCGATCGGATCACTCCAGCGAAGCACTCTCTCGTGCCAACGCCGCTCGAACTGAAGTGCGGGCGGTAATCGCGAGAACGCTGACCTCAGCCGATTGGCAAGCTTTGACGCAAGCAGCGATCGGGACGCTCGAACAATACTTGTCCACCCAGCAAGCAGAACTGAACCGAGAGGACTGA
- a CDS encoding hypothetical protein (similar to AA sequence:cyanobase_aa:AM1_B0183) — MAMQQMTIDLWQELKHGLAAPQSANLKQLCELLDWAIAQLPENQQLEVAGQAIEQMAEIYALRFRLLIGIWEDAEPPVEEALPVLDLEALEAWMRQSMSVNLDALIEQPKSTRNRKKPIFDDTDSVVAVVEPEVILQIVKQIEADEQSRMIRQIAGEEDPIRWAATVAQWIQANRSHQPISLTNLFRELPMPWVEIWLGLLLGHFELEQIGEFYQGEIFVTP; from the coding sequence ATGGCAATGCAGCAAATGACAATTGACCTTTGGCAAGAACTCAAGCATGGGTTGGCAGCACCTCAGTCTGCCAATCTAAAGCAGTTGTGTGAATTGCTGGATTGGGCAATCGCTCAACTCCCTGAGAACCAACAGCTTGAGGTTGCAGGTCAGGCGATCGAGCAGATGGCAGAAATTTATGCGCTGCGATTTCGTCTACTGATAGGGATTTGGGAAGACGCAGAGCCACCTGTAGAAGAAGCGTTACCTGTTCTCGATCTTGAGGCATTAGAAGCTTGGATGCGTCAGTCAATGTCTGTGAATTTGGATGCCCTAATCGAGCAACCGAAATCAACCCGCAACCGCAAAAAACCAATTTTTGACGACACTGATTCTGTTGTAGCGGTTGTGGAACCAGAAGTAATTTTGCAGATAGTGAAACAAATTGAGGCAGACGAGCAGAGCCGAATGATTCGGCAGATAGCGGGGGAGGAAGATCCAATTAGGTGGGCAGCAACGGTCGCGCAGTGGATACAAGCTAACCGATCGCATCAGCCAATCTCACTGACAAATTTATTTCGTGAGTTGCCAATGCCTTGGGTTGAAATCTGGCTCGGACTCTTGCTGGGTCATTTTGAATTGGAGCAAATAGGCGAATTCTACCAGGGGGAAATTTTTGTCACGCCTTGA